CGGTGCGAACCACGAACGGCCGCTGGGCATCCTTGGCCACGTCCACCCAGAGTTCGCCTTGCAGCAATTGGAGGACCCGTTGGTGGCCGTCGAATTGCACATCCACTGCAGAGTTGCTGTTGAGCTGCAATTGGCTGCCGTCTTCGAGGGCGATCTGCCGACGCTCGCCGACGCCGGTACGCTGGTCGGCCATCCACACCGGCAGGTGCTCCAGGCCCCACCAACCGCACAGCAACACGCCAAGCAAGCCCAACACTTGGGCACTGCGTGGGCGTTGCGCGCTAAACGCGCGATTCAGGGCCACGCGCGTCGGCTGCGCGGGCAAGGTATCGAGGCTGCACCAAAGGCCGCGCATGCGTTCAATTGCCACCGCGTGACGCGGGTCGGCCTGGCACCAGGTGTTGAAGGCCTGGCGCTCGGCTTCCGTGACGTCTTCGTCGTGCAGGCGTGTCAGCCAATTCGCCGCTTGCTCAATGATCTGTTCGGAACTCATCACAGCGGGTCGGCCGCATGCAGGCTGTGGTAACAGTGCACCAGGGCGCTGGAAATATAGTTTTTGACGGTGCCGGAGGACACGCCCAGGCGGCTGGCGATTTCGCTGTAGGTCAGCCCGTCGAGGCGACTTAACAGGAAGGCCTCGCGGGCCTTGGCTGGCAAACCGGCGAGCATTTCCGCGATACGCTCCAACGCTTGCAGCGCCACGTGGATCGCGGCCGGGTCGGGCATGCCGGCGTCTTCACACTGGATGGCCAGCGCTTGCATGTAGGCTTTTTCGATACGGCGTCGACGCGCGCCATCGATCAACAGGCGCCCCGCCGTGGTGGCCAGGAAGGCCCGAGGTTCCTGGATGTGTTGTGGCTCGGCCAGCATCAGCACACGAATGAACGCATCGTGCGCCAGGTCGGCGGCGTGCTGGGAACACCCGAGTTTTCTGCGCAGCCAGCCATGCAACCAGCCGTGGTGCTCGCGGTACATCGCCGTAAGGGTCTGCTGGCGCACGGAGTCGCCCAGCGCGGCCGGAATGTCATGCATGCGCAAAAATTTCTCAAATGGGAAATGTTACCAATTGCGCAAACAATGCCAGTAAAACGATGACGGGGCAAGGGCCGGATTAACGCCAACTCCACGACACGCCGGTGTAGATGCCACGACCTTCCGCGGGTGTAGAACGGGCTAAATCCGCGCCCTTGTCGTCGTAAGCCGGTGTAACGGTGTTGGCGTAGCGGCGGTTGGCAAGGTTGCGCAGGTCGACCCAGGCTTGCCAGGCCTGTTGGGGCGCGTCGTAACCGAACGTCGCACCATAAACGGTGTAGGGCGCCGCGTAGTAGGAGTTGGCGTAGTCCACCGCCACCCGTGAAGCATGCTCGGTATTGAGGCTGGTGTAGAAGCCCGTCGGGTGGTCGTAGCGCAGTTGCGCCTGGTAGTAGTGCTTGGGGATACCGGGCAAGGCGTTGCCGCCGAAACGGTCGTCGTCGCGGTAGTGGAAGTCGCTGTAGGTGTAGGCCTGGCGCAGGTTGAGTATGCCGCGGTGGCCGCCGTCCCACAGCGGGCTGAGCAGGCCCAGTTCAACGCCCTGGTGCACGGTGGGGCTGGCGTTGGATTCGGCGATGATTGCATTGCTGGTTGGGGTCTGGGGCTGGGTTTCCACGCTGAGCAGTTCGTGACGTACTTCGGAGCGGTACAGCGCCAGGTCCCATTGGCCAAGCCATGCCTCTCCTCGCCCGCCGATTTCCAGGGTGGTGGCGGTCTGGTTTTTCAAACTGACACCTTCTCGCGCCAACCCCGTGGCCGCACCGCCGGCGAAGTATTTGTTGGAACCCCAGATCATCGACCACGCATGCGGCGGCTCGACCGAGCGGCTCACGTTGCCGTACACCTGCAATTGCGGGTTGACGTCATACCGCAGGCCGATGCGCGGCGCGTAGTCCCAATCATGCTGGCTGAGCGGCGCCTGGCCTTGAGGGTACGTGACCTGGGTTTCGCGGCGGGTGTAGATCGCGGCTAGGCCGGTGGTCAGCCAGAGGTCCGGCACCAGTTCCAGCTCGTTGCCGATGTGCAGCACGGTGTCGGAGCCCAGGTAGCTGTAGTCGCGGGTCTTGGTGCCGGGGGCATAGGTGACGGTGTTGCCGGCAGGTACGCGTACATATTCCGACGCGCCATTGTTGGGCATCGCCTGGGTGGTGCGCAGGCCAACGGTGATTTTGCTGTCGTGGCCGAACAACATGTCCTGGCGGATGTAATTGAGGGTGCCGCTGAGGTCGGTGTAGGCGACTTTAAGGCGGTTGGTGCCTTCGCGCAGGTCCATCGGGTAATCGTGATAGGCCAGGCCGACTTCAAGGCGCGAGTTGTCGTCCAGTTGCAGGGTGGTTTTATTGGCGATCCAGGTCGATCCCGGTTGCAGGCGCTTGGAGTCACGGCTGGCGTTAAGGCTGTTGGCTGCGCGCGGGTCGTGGCTGATCTGGCTGCGGGTGAGTTTGCCGGGGGTGTCGTTGGTCGTCTCGCGGTAACGGAAATAGAAGCGGGTTTCCAGATTCGGATTGAAGCGGTAGCCGAAGTTGGCGGCCACGCCCTTGCCGGTGGCGGCGCTCTGGTGCTGATAACCGTCGGATTCCGAGTCGGTCAGGCTGATGTAGTAATCGGCATCCCCCAGTACCTGGCCCGAGCTGATTTCGCGTTGGGCGTAACCACGGCTGCCGGCCTCATAGCGCACTTGCAGCTTGGGCGCGTCGTAACCCGTGCGGGTCACGTAGTTGACCGCGCCGCCCAGGGCCAGCGCGCCCTGATCAAAACCGTTGGCGCCACGCAGCACTTCGACGCGGCTCTGCCACAGTGGGTCCTTGAGTTCGTAGGGTGTGCCGCCAG
This region of Pseudomonas asgharzadehiana genomic DNA includes:
- a CDS encoding FecR family protein, with the protein product MSSEQIIEQAANWLTRLHDEDVTEAERQAFNTWCQADPRHAVAIERMRGLWCSLDTLPAQPTRVALNRAFSAQRPRSAQVLGLLGVLLCGWWGLEHLPVWMADQRTGVGERRQIALEDGSQLQLNSNSAVDVQFDGHQRVLQLLQGELWVDVAKDAQRPFVVRTDQGTATALGTRYLVKRAADGSTVVTVIESTVAVKGQAQDAVKVTAGQRAVLKDGHAMPAQNTGNADPDAWTRGLLKVNDQPLSEVLQTLASYRHGVVRFDSQALGDLRVSGVFKLDDTAAALAALADNLPIQVEYFTDLLVVVKPR
- a CDS encoding sigma-70 family RNA polymerase sigma factor; translated protein: MHDIPAALGDSVRQQTLTAMYREHHGWLHGWLRRKLGCSQHAADLAHDAFIRVLMLAEPQHIQEPRAFLATTAGRLLIDGARRRRIEKAYMQALAIQCEDAGMPDPAAIHVALQALERIAEMLAGLPAKAREAFLLSRLDGLTYSEIASRLGVSSGTVKNYISSALVHCYHSLHAADPL
- a CDS encoding TonB-dependent receptor family protein gives rise to the protein MLLRQPPLLFAALTLSSLVHAEDVQLAPLEVTTAEASAGEVAQAQLKNVPGATNYIDMSSVQQGRVSTNEDVFKYQPGVYAKAANNEGVKLSIRGSGLNRSPGAHASGLYEMFDGLPLTGPGGTPYELKDPLWQSRVEVLRGANGFDQGALALGGAVNYVTRTGYDAPKLQVRYEAGSRGYAQREISSGQVLGDADYYISLTDSESDGYQHQSAATGKGVAANFGYRFNPNLETRFYFRYRETTNDTPGKLTRSQISHDPRAANSLNASRDSKRLQPGSTWIANKTTLQLDDNSRLEVGLAYHDYPMDLREGTNRLKVAYTDLSGTLNYIRQDMLFGHDSKITVGLRTTQAMPNNGASEYVRVPAGNTVTYAPGTKTRDYSYLGSDTVLHIGNELELVPDLWLTTGLAAIYTRRETQVTYPQGQAPLSQHDWDYAPRIGLRYDVNPQLQVYGNVSRSVEPPHAWSMIWGSNKYFAGGAATGLAREGVSLKNQTATTLEIGGRGEAWLGQWDLALYRSEVRHELLSVETQPQTPTSNAIIAESNASPTVHQGVELGLLSPLWDGGHRGILNLRQAYTYSDFHYRDDDRFGGNALPGIPKHYYQAQLRYDHPTGFYTSLNTEHASRVAVDYANSYYAAPYTVYGATFGYDAPQQAWQAWVDLRNLANRRYANTVTPAYDDKGADLARSTPAEGRGIYTGVSWSWR